A DNA window from Ictalurus punctatus breed USDA103 chromosome 11, Coco_2.0, whole genome shotgun sequence contains the following coding sequences:
- the LOC108272243 gene encoding zinc finger protein 239 isoform X1 → MKSEEIKCENLDPTDSCSISQSSSGILHTNTSYRKKETHCCLQCGKSFSQKSHLRQHQRLHTGEKPYLCSQCGKSFSQNSSLKEHQRIHTGEKPYRCSQCEKNFSSQSNLQRHQRVHSGEKPYLCSQCGISFTQSNALQKHQRIHTGDKPYRCLECGKSFNRGDTLQHHLRSHTGEKPYHCSRCGKSFTKQNSLHVHQRIHTGEKPYYCLQCGKTFNNQSSLRQHQRIHTGEKPYYCTECGKHFTSQSNLLRHQRVHTGQKPYHCSKCVKSFSQNGNLKKHQCVQHKHLDTP, encoded by the coding sequence ATGAAGTCAGAAGAGATTAAATGTGAGAATCTGGACCCCACAGACAGCTGCAGTATTAGCCAAAGTTCATCTGGTATTTTACACACCAACACTtcttacagaaaaaaagaaactcacTGCTGCttacagtgtgggaagagcttcAGTCAAAAGTCTCATCTCAGACAACACCAGCGGCTCcatacaggagagaagccgtatctctgctcgcagtgtgggaagagtttcagTCAAAACAGTAGTCTCAAAGAACACCAGCGGAtccacacgggagagaagccatatcggTGCTCGCAGTGTGAGAAGAATTTTAGTAGCCAGAGTAATCTTCAGCGACACCAGCGCGTTCACtcgggagagaagccgtatctgTGTTCGCAATGCGGGATTAGTTTTACACAAAGTAACGCTCTCCAAAAacatcagcgcattcacacaggagataaACCGTATCGCTGTTTAgaatgtgggaaaagttttaATCGCGGGGACACTCTCCAACATCACCTGCGCagtcacacaggagagaagccgtatcactgctcacgctgtgggaagagttttactaaGCAAAATAGTCTCCATGTACACCAGCGGATTCACACTGGGGAGAAGCCTTATTACTGTTTACAGTGTGGGAAGACTTTTAACAACCAGAGCAGTCTCCGACAACACCAACGaattcacactggagagaagccgtattacTGTACAGAGTGTGGAAAGCATTTTACTAGCCAGAGTAATCTCCTGCGACACCAGCGTGTTCACACAGGACAAAAACCGTACCACTGCTCAAAGTGTGTTAAGAGTTTCAGTCAGAACGGGAATCTTAAAAAACACCAGTGTGTCCAACACAAGCACCTTGACACACCTTGA
- the LOC108272243 gene encoding zinc finger protein 420 isoform X2 produces the protein MKSEEIKCENLDPTDSCSISQSSSGILHTNTSYRKKETHCCLQCGKSFSQKSHLRQHQRLHTGEKPYLCSQCGKSFSQNSSLKEHQRIHTGEKPYRCSQCEKNFSSQSNLQRHQRVHSGEKPYLCSQCGISFTQSNALQKHQRIHTGDKPYRCLECGKSFNRGDTLQHHLRSHTGEKPYHCSRCGKSFTKQNSLHVHQRIHTGEKPYYCLQCGKTFNNQSSLRQHQRIHTGEKPYYCTECGKHFTSQSNLLRHQRVHTGQKPYHCSKCVKSFSQNGNLKKHQRVRKKNHHCSVCGKSFDRESFLRMHQRIHTGEKPYHCSQCGKSFSQKSHVKQHQRIHTGEKPYRCSECGKTFTCQRNLQRHQRIHSGEKPFQCSECGKTFTYQDHLQRHQRIHTGEKPHQCPHCGKSFSETFLLINHLRVHTGEKPYQCSECGKSFTQKSSLKGHQRIHTGEKPYNCSQCAKNFTTSHSLRKHQRIHTGDKPYYCSQCAKNFTTLRSLRKHQHVHTGEKTRLLVEWEEL, from the exons ATGAAGTCAGAAGAGATTAAATGTGAGAATCTGGACCCCACAGACAGCTGCAGTATTAGCCAAAGTTCATCTGGTATTTTACACACCAACACTtcttacagaaaaaaagaaactcacTGCTGCttacagtgtgggaagagcttcAGTCAAAAGTCTCATCTCAGACAACACCAGCGGCTCcatacaggagagaagccgtatctctgctcgcagtgtgggaagagtttcagTCAAAACAGTAGTCTCAAAGAACACCAGCGGAtccacacgggagagaagccatatcggTGCTCGCAGTGTGAGAAGAATTTTAGTAGCCAGAGTAATCTTCAGCGACACCAGCGCGTTCACtcgggagagaagccgtatctgTGTTCGCAATGCGGGATTAGTTTTACACAAAGTAACGCTCTCCAAAAacatcagcgcattcacacaggagataaACCGTATCGCTGTTTAgaatgtgggaaaagttttaATCGCGGGGACACTCTCCAACATCACCTGCGCagtcacacaggagagaagccgtatcactgctcacgctgtgggaagagttttactaaGCAAAATAGTCTCCATGTACACCAGCGGATTCACACTGGGGAGAAGCCTTATTACTGTTTACAGTGTGGGAAGACTTTTAACAACCAGAGCAGTCTCCGACAACACCAACGaattcacactggagagaagccgtattacTGTACAGAGTGTGGAAAGCATTTTACTAGCCAGAGTAATCTCCTGCGACACCAGCGTGTTCACACAGGACAAAAACCGTACCACTGCTCAAAGTGTGTTAAGAGTTTCAGTCAGAACGGGAATCTTAAAAAACACCA ACGAGTgcggaaaaaaaatcaccactGCTCAgtgtgtggaaagagtttcGATCGAGAGAGTTTTCTCAGAATGCATCAGCGGATTCACAccggagagaaaccgtatcactgctcacaatgtgggaagagtttcagTCAAAAGAGTCATGTCAaacaacaccagcgcattcacacaggagagaagccatatcgaTGCTCGGAGTGTGGGAAGACGTTTACCTGCCAGAGAAACCTCCAGCGACACCAGCGCATACACAGCGGGGAGAAACCTTTTCAGTGCTCAGAGTGTGGAAAAACGTTTACATACCAGGATCACCTCCAGCGACACCAGCGCAtacacacaggagaaaagccgcATCAGTGCCCACattgtgggaagagctttagtGAGACGTTTCTTCTCATAAATCACCTCCGAGTtcatacaggagagaaaccatatcagtgctcagagtgtgggaagagttttacacaAAAGTCTAGTCTGAAAGGACATCAacgcattcacactggagagaaaccaTATAACTGCTCACAGTGTGCAAAGAATTTTACTACCTCGCATAGTCTCCGAAAACACCAacgcattcacactggagatAAACCGTattactgctcacagtgtgCAAAGAATTTTACCACCCTGCGTAGTCTCCGAAAACACCAGCacgttcacacaggagagaaaacCAGACTGCTCGTAGAGTGGGAAGAGTTGTAG